A genomic window from Haladaptatus caseinilyticus includes:
- the yjjX gene encoding inosine/xanthosine triphosphatase, with protein sequence MGTMRVGVGSRNPVKIAAVEAVFDNLGETSERVMSERVMSERVMSERVIVESVAVESGVAEQPFGEAETVEGAETRARRARRSASEFDLGIGLEGGVADVPGSNGLFLIMWAAVTDGETVGRGAGSRLQLPDSVARRIRDGEELGPIMDDVLGESEVAKKKGAAGALTSGIIDRQEALEHAVAGALAPFVTEFY encoded by the coding sequence ATGGGAACCATGCGAGTCGGTGTCGGTAGTCGGAACCCAGTGAAAATCGCCGCAGTCGAGGCCGTGTTCGACAACCTCGGTGAAACGTCCGAACGAGTCATGTCCGAACGAGTCATGTCCGAACGAGTCATGTCCGAACGAGTCATCGTCGAGTCGGTGGCCGTCGAGTCCGGTGTCGCGGAACAACCGTTCGGTGAAGCGGAGACGGTCGAAGGGGCGGAAACCCGTGCACGTCGCGCTCGTCGTAGTGCGTCCGAGTTCGATCTCGGAATCGGACTGGAAGGTGGCGTTGCAGACGTACCCGGTTCGAACGGCCTCTTCCTTATAATGTGGGCCGCGGTGACGGACGGCGAGACGGTCGGACGAGGAGCAGGCTCACGCCTCCAACTCCCGGATTCCGTCGCCCGTCGGATTCGAGACGGTGAGGAGCTCGGACCGATCATGGACGACGTTCTCGGCGAGTCCGAGGTAGCGAAAAAGAAGGGTGCAGCAGGCGCACTCACGAGTGGAATCATCGACCGACAGGAAGCGTTAGAGCACGCAGTCGCTGGGGCGCTCGCCCCGTTCGTCACGGAATTTTACTGA
- a CDS encoding cobalamin-binding protein: protein MTADRIVSLAPSASETLRELDATERVVGVTHHCPVDAPVVGGWLNPDFEAIEAHDPTLVLTADPLQVDVRDELQKRGHRVVHVEPRTLGDVIESFATLGHAIGRPQEGANLARRARSRIEHVRRLVADCPRPVVYCEEWSDPPTAAGNWVPDAVRAAGGRYPFLSPGERSSEVERFLLEESQPEHVFLHVCGHGERSDPEIVLNRDWSIPAINRGAVHVLDDSLLNQPSPRLIEGIETMAATLHPSAMK, encoded by the coding sequence ATGACAGCAGACCGCATCGTCTCACTCGCGCCGAGTGCGAGCGAAACGCTTCGTGAACTCGATGCAACGGAGCGAGTCGTCGGCGTCACGCATCATTGCCCGGTCGATGCTCCGGTAGTCGGCGGTTGGTTGAATCCGGATTTCGAAGCGATCGAAGCGCACGACCCCACCCTCGTACTCACTGCTGACCCGCTACAGGTGGACGTTCGTGACGAGTTGCAGAAACGAGGCCATCGAGTCGTCCACGTGGAACCACGAACATTGGGTGACGTGATAGAGTCGTTCGCCACGCTCGGACACGCGATCGGTCGTCCACAGGAGGGAGCCAACCTCGCCCGGCGTGCGCGAAGTCGCATCGAGCATGTTCGACGACTGGTCGCGGACTGTCCGCGACCAGTCGTCTACTGCGAGGAGTGGTCGGACCCGCCGACGGCCGCTGGAAATTGGGTTCCGGACGCGGTTCGTGCCGCAGGGGGTCGGTATCCGTTTTTGTCACCCGGTGAGCGGTCGTCCGAAGTCGAGCGCTTCCTGCTCGAAGAAAGCCAACCAGAACACGTTTTTCTCCACGTCTGTGGCCACGGTGAGCGAAGCGACCCCGAAATCGTGCTGAACCGCGATTGGTCGATTCCCGCGATAAATCGCGGTGCGGTTCACGTACTCGATGACTCCCTCCTGAACCAGCCGAGTCCGCGACTCATCGAAGGAATCGAGACGATGGCCGCGACGCTCCATCCATCGGCGATGAAGTAG